Proteins co-encoded in one Dehalogenimonas sp. WBC-2 genomic window:
- a CDS encoding fumarylacetoacetate hydrolase family protein, producing MKIIRFTTPDTLERYGIIEGDSVRELRDQPFREIDYSGKLYALDSVKLLAPCIPSKIVCLGVNYHGHAKEMKHAIPDAPLIFLKPSTAVIGPGADILYPPSSQRVDYEAELAVVIKKPVWRVSRAAALDCVLGYTCFNDITARDLQKQDGQWTRAKGFDTFAAIGPWISTELNASSLTVEACLNGERKQHGNTADLIYPIDYLIHFISHVMTLLPGDVIATGTPSGIGPMQIGDTIEVSISGIGTLTNHVVCTVP from the coding sequence ATGAAAATAATAAGGTTTACAACACCCGACACATTGGAGCGATACGGAATAATCGAGGGCGATAGCGTCAGGGAATTACGGGATCAGCCCTTCCGCGAAATTGATTACAGCGGCAAGTTATATGCACTAGATTCAGTGAAGCTGCTGGCACCGTGCATACCCAGCAAGATTGTGTGTCTGGGAGTAAATTATCACGGTCACGCAAAGGAAATGAAACATGCAATCCCTGACGCGCCATTGATATTCTTAAAACCGTCAACGGCGGTTATCGGTCCGGGGGCTGATATTCTGTACCCGCCTTCTTCACAGCGGGTTGATTATGAAGCGGAACTGGCGGTGGTGATAAAAAAACCTGTCTGGCGGGTCAGCAGGGCGGCGGCGCTGGATTGCGTGCTGGGTTATACCTGTTTTAACGATATAACAGCACGTGATTTGCAGAAACAAGACGGCCAATGGACCCGCGCCAAGGGGTTTGATACTTTTGCGGCTATCGGCCCGTGGATCAGCACCGAGCTTAATGCTTCATCTTTAACGGTAGAAGCTTGTTTGAACGGTGAACGTAAACAGCACGGAAATACGGCCGATCTTATCTATCCTATTGATTATCTCATTCACTTTATATCCCATGTGATGACCCTGCTGCCCGGGGATGTCATTGCCACCGGTACGCCCAGCGGTATCGGGCCGATGCAGATTGGCGATACCATTGAAGTTAGCATAAGCGGCATCGGCACCCTTACAAACCATGTTGTCTGTACGGTGCCATGA
- a CDS encoding cob(I)alamin adenosyltransferase, translated as MTQSEISNNGCRLEKGLVNIFTGHGKGKTSAAIGTSIRAAGHGLRVYMLFMLKANEVFDHGEFKVLKSLPNVTVNTFGYRGWARKGNIQPEYQLEALAAFEAAEKALHSGEYDVIVLDEINSAVSSGLIDIEKVISLIKNKPPCVEIILTGRNADPRLVAMADLVSEILMIKHPLNEGIKARKGIDY; from the coding sequence TTGACCCAGAGTGAAATATCCAATAATGGTTGCAGACTGGAAAAAGGTCTGGTTAACATATTCACCGGTCATGGCAAAGGTAAAACATCTGCGGCAATAGGCACCTCAATCAGGGCGGCTGGTCACGGTCTAAGGGTTTATATGCTTTTCATGTTGAAAGCCAATGAAGTCTTTGATCATGGCGAGTTCAAAGTATTGAAGAGTCTGCCAAACGTTACGGTGAATACCTTTGGATATCGGGGATGGGCGCGGAAAGGCAATATCCAGCCTGAGTATCAACTTGAGGCTCTTGCGGCGTTTGAAGCTGCCGAAAAGGCCTTGCACAGCGGTGAATATGATGTCATTGTTCTTGATGAAATCAACAGTGCCGTAAGCAGCGGTCTGATAGATATAGAAAAAGTCATCAGCCTGATTAAAAATAAACCACCTTGTGTTGAAATAATCCTTACCGGCCGCAATGCCGACCCGCGATTGGTGGCGATGGCCGATCTGGTATCTGAGATACTGATGATCAAGCATCCGCTTAATGAAGGAATTAAAGCCCGCAAGGGCATAGATTACTAA
- a CDS encoding fructose-16-bisphosphatase type V (archaeal) has protein sequence MKITLSVIKADIGGYVGHSDSHPDCMCEADNALAKAKKSGLLIDYHVTKCGDDLQLIMTHQKGENNGDIHELAWDTFVSCTEVAKKLKLYGAGQDLLADAFSGNIKGMGPGAAEMEFEERQSEPVVIFMADKTSSGAWNMPLYKMFADPFNTIGLVIAENMHMGFQFEVHDVKESKKIMFSTPEEIYDLLVFIGAANRYPVKAVYTKSGEIAASSSTQKLALIAGRYVGKDDPVCIVRCQGAFPAVGEVLEPFAKPYFVEGWMRGSHYGPLMPVSVADSLPTRFDGPPRVIAQGFQLANGRLVGPRDFFADRSYDKAREMANDMAYIMREHGPFEPHRLPLDEMEYTTMPQVSRKLEKRFMPI, from the coding sequence ATGAAAATCACCCTTAGTGTTATAAAGGCCGACATCGGCGGCTATGTAGGTCATTCAGACTCTCACCCGGACTGCATGTGTGAGGCAGATAATGCCCTGGCTAAAGCTAAAAAGAGCGGATTGCTGATTGATTATCACGTGACTAAATGCGGTGATGATCTTCAATTGATCATGACCCATCAAAAAGGTGAGAACAACGGAGACATTCATGAACTGGCCTGGGATACTTTTGTGTCCTGCACCGAGGTGGCCAAGAAGTTAAAGCTCTACGGCGCCGGGCAAGACCTGCTGGCTGACGCTTTCTCCGGTAATATTAAAGGCATGGGGCCAGGTGCGGCAGAGATGGAGTTTGAAGAACGGCAGTCTGAGCCGGTGGTAATCTTCATGGCTGATAAAACCTCCTCCGGCGCCTGGAATATGCCTCTCTATAAAATGTTTGCTGACCCATTCAACACTATTGGCCTGGTGATTGCCGAGAATATGCATATGGGTTTCCAGTTTGAAGTCCATGATGTTAAAGAAAGCAAGAAAATCATGTTCTCCACCCCGGAAGAAATTTATGATCTGCTGGTTTTCATCGGCGCCGCCAACCGCTATCCGGTCAAGGCGGTCTATACCAAGAGCGGAGAGATAGCCGCCTCCTCATCCACCCAGAAACTGGCTCTCATCGCCGGGCGCTATGTCGGCAAAGATGATCCGGTGTGTATCGTCCGCTGTCAGGGTGCTTTCCCCGCCGTCGGCGAGGTTCTTGAACCGTTTGCCAAACCCTACTTTGTTGAAGGCTGGATGCGCGGTTCCCATTATGGACCATTGATGCCGGTAAGTGTTGCCGACAGTCTGCCGACCCGCTTTGACGGACCGCCACGGGTTATCGCTCAGGGATTCCAGCTGGCAAACGGACGGCTGGTGGGCCCGCGGGACTTCTTTGCCGACCGCTCATACGACAAAGCCCGTGAAATGGCAAATGATATGGCTTACATCATGCGGGAGCAC